The following nucleotide sequence is from Archocentrus centrarchus isolate MPI-CPG fArcCen1 chromosome 6, fArcCen1, whole genome shotgun sequence.
GTAGGTGAGCCTGCACACAACTCCGGTGGATCTGTACGCTGAAACGGGGTCCTGCAGGCAGCAGCTGGATGTCCCAAACCAGGacaggaacagcagcagcagcggtggGACCTCTCCAGGCATCGTGTACGTGGCTGTTTTGCCTCTCTGAGAATGGGCGAGCTTTTTAAGCCTGCGGGTGCTTCTGAAAGAGGAAGGCAGGTAAATCTCGATCCCCTCGATCTTGGCTTTACTAACGCACCAGCCGGCACATGGAAAGACCGGACAGACGCCGTGTGTGATTCCCACTTGATGAAAGGACAAACACTGACTCAGGTCTGGTCCCCTTAAAGCAAACTGATCAAAGTACAACCTGTCCTATCACCTCAGGTACGAACACAGGCTCTGCAGCAGTACTGACAAAGAATGCATCCTTCCAACGGCAGTAAACAAGAACCAGAGACCGATACTACCTGCATACGTACCCTATGAAGCTGCCTTCAAAGTGggcaaaaacagaacagacgCTCCTTTGTCTAAAATCTATTCCAGCCTTTCTTTGTCTCACTGAGAGACAAATATTCAGGTAGGCAGAGGCTGTTTGAACCAATGCAGAGTTACAATGAAACCGGACACAGGAGCTGCCTGTTGGAGGGGGCGAAAGGGGAggtacagctgacagagactggacTTAACAGCAAAGGGGGTACTGATCTAGGTGGGGGCTTAACCAGAAatcaatgtgtgtgtttgtttatgtgtggTGACAGTACTACAAGTACTGCATCAGCTGACTTTATTGATTTCGTCCTCCTCTCTAAAAAACATGGGCCTGACACAGAAATGAGGTCCTGCAGTGGGCAGAGGGTCCCCAGGACTGGGCAGAAGGGATCTCAGTGTCTCCAAAGGCTGCAgatgaggctgctgctgctggcctgTTGCTCAATCTCCTCCTGAAAAAATGTCGGCTCTGCAGCGGGGCGCGGTAACCTGCAGGAGCTACTGCGGCCtgaaacaaagtgccaaaacaGCGTCCACAcgagcatcacactgcctccacccaCGGTGTGTCCTGCTCCCATctccccttctcctcctctcctgaTCCAGCACGGTTGTCTGTCTGTAGCACCCTGTTGTAGCCGTGCACTGTTTAAAAGAAATGTGTGCTTAATTCTTTAGCTTAGCTCCCGCCATGGAGAAACAACAGTCATAATGTATAAAAACTGGAGTGGAACTGAGTCTTACAAACAGTGACTGGATGTGTGTCTggacacctgtcagtcactccATCTACGCTCTTAACTACAGTATCCAGGTGGATGAGTTAGGAAAAAAATGCCCTCCAATCAGATGTTATGAAGTTGGTACCagttttgtaccaggctgtaaatatgctttGAATGCTGTgaatgtcattttaaatgaatcCATGGGGATGGACTCTCTTTTGGAgggagcctcaagtggacacaAGAGGAACTGCACTTTTTGTTCCTtccttgctgtgtgtgttttggctccAGAGGGGGCCTTACATTCATGCTTCAGTGGGAGATCCAACCATAACCTCTAACCCCTCTGAATCCTACGCCGTAGGCTGACATACCCAAtcataaatgatggaagtcacccaggagtattaaataaagatggttacattaatttcagctctgagtgtttaatatccaGGTGTTTTTATGGGAAACACCTAGATTCAGATCAATTTAAGAAGTGATTTGGATCaggtttcatattttattgtgttatgtAGTGTGGGGCACTGGGCTTGGTCTCAGTCtcaggttaggtggtcttgactacaacaccgtcggccccacaaatcttagaaacatggtgtcaaaccagattcttactctggatggcattactttggcctccagtaacactgtgagaaatcttggagtcatttttgaccaggatatgtccttcaatgcacatattaaacaaatatgtaagtaATATatagctaattcatgcattttttacttctaggctggactatcgtaattcattattatcaggctgtcctaaaagctccctgaaaagccttcagctgatccaaaatgctgcagctagagtactgacagggactagaaagagagagcagatttctcccatattggcttctcttcattggctccctgttaaatctagaatagaatttaaaattattatactCCTCACtttaataatcaggccccatcttatctcaaagacctcatagcaccatatcaccccaacagagcacttcgctctcagactgctggcttacttgtggttcctaggatacttcagagtagaatgggaggcagagccttcagctttcaggcgcctcttctgtggaaccagcttccagcttggattcaggagacagacaccctctctatttgtAAGATTAggctgactgttgggttttctctgtattattgtagggtctttactttgcaatataaagcaccttgaggcgactgtttgttgtgatttgacgctgtataaataaaattgaattgaattttttttttttttttttttttttagcctgtcatgtctggcatctttcacgaTCGgaatgatccgaatgcactgatgtaccaaacatatttgctttgacaagaacagctctatatgtttcctataggctcttcttgttaatgtttgcaattttatttttatttatttatctttttatttagttattcatgccaagtctgacaggcaaaattgaattgaatttaaaatacacagtttttcAGTGGGCTTATGTGCATGAGGCTGAATCAGCCATGCATCCTAAAAAAtgaatcaactttaaccctccaacATTAATAACGGTTAGGTTCAGTAGACAGTGAAGTGGTATGAAACCACAtgttgcttagggccccttcgaggcttgggccggctctgTAACAGTCCTCCAGAGCCATCATTGACAGACTTCAGCTCCAAACACTGATTCACActaacacattcacactcacattcacacctacggccaactTAGCATCATcattaacctgaccccactgATGATGTGGTATATTGGCTTTCTGGGCCAAAGGTAACCACAAGTTTTATGCagctttcatatttgtgtgctaAACATTTAGGCTGATCGTGCACAGAGACTgtaagcaaaaagaaataagtgaacatccacaaacagaatTAGGTTTAGATGGCATGTGattgcctttattattattttagagaATCCAAATAAATTCAATTACAATATGATTGCCTTTGTTATTATCTTAAAATTTAGAGTATCcaattaaattacaaaaaaaagagagagagaggaaagggaTAGAGAACCCCCAacaatcccctgtgagcaagcactcggcgacggtggggaggaaaaactccctttaagcaggaagaaacctccggcagaaccaggctcagggaggggcagctatctgccGAGGCTGGTTGGGGGGGTGCAAGGAAAAGaataaggagggagagagaagaaagggatAGAGAGGATGGCTGGAGGATGGACGAGGCGAGGTCACGGTCCAGGAGATCGATCAAAGATGGTGGCAGACGAGGCGAGCTGTGTTTCAGCCGAAGAAGCAGAAAAGGCGCTTGAAGCGATTCTTTTTCCTGAGGTAGCGCTCCTGCAGCTCTTCGTACTGCAGTGTGATGGTGTGCAGATCACTGAGAGCTTCTGCATTCTGCTCTTTGAGTTCCTTGCACTTTAGCTCGAGATCTTCAATTTTTCCATTCTTTTCTGCATGCCTTTGTTCCAGTTGTGTATATTTCATTTGCAGGATTTCCTGAGCTTCCTGCATGTCTTTATTGCACTGCAGTAAGTGGCCATGCATGTCTTCTAGTACCTGACTTCGACTCTGCACTTGTTGAAGCCTGCACTGCAAGTCTTGTTGCTGCTTCTCGTCGTGCAGTTCCGTTATTTTGTGATGGGCGTTCTTACACAGCTCTTCCAGTTGTGCATTTTTACTCATCATAGCGTCCATCCTGCCCTGCATCTCTGCACACATTTTCTCCAACTGATCCTTGCAGTGctccaggtttttgtttttctcctcgagttctctgtttctctttttagaGTCTTGGAGAACATCTTGGAGCTTTCCCTGAGATCTGGCCAGTTGTTCTTTCTCCTTAAGCACTTGGACATTTTTGTCCTCGACTTCATGAAGCTTGCACTGCATCTTTGCTTCCATCTTTAGGAGAATCTCTCTGTATTTAGCCTCCTTTTCTTTGACCACAGATGTATTACCTTGCTGGGCTTTAGCAAGCAATCCTTGTAGgcttttaatttgtttcttCAGGTGTTCTACTGTGGCCTGCAGCTCCCTGTACCTCTTTTCACTGTATTCCAGCTTTGatttcatgtctgtgtgtttgattttcaaatctttcttctctttcagaatcacagctttattttctgatgCTTGATCAAGCATTTCATGCAAggtctgatttttttcctccatgtctTGCAGCTGTGATTCCAGCTCTGAGCATTTTGCGTGCTGTCGTTCCTGATGTATAAACAGCTGCTTGTTTCTAGCCAGGACTTCATCAAACTTTTCTTGCaagccatttttttcctccatgtctTGCAGCTTTGATTCCAGCTTTGAGCCTTTTGCGTGCTGTTGTTCCTGATGTATAAGCAGCTGCTTGTTTCTAGTCAGGACTTCATCAAACTTTTCTTgcaagtctttattttttttctccatttcttggAGCTTGCACTCTAACTCTGAGGATTTTATatcctgctgctccttctctttcaccatgtctgcattttttttctccatttcttggAGCTTGCACTCTAACTCTGAGTATTTTGTatcctgctgctccttctctttcaccatgtctttattttttttctccatttcttggAGCTTGCACTCTAACTCTGAGTATTTTGTATCCTTCTCTTTCACcatctctgcatttttttccattgtttCATTCAGCTTTAGTTGCAGCTCTTGGATTTTTGTCTCTGCGACTTGGAGCTCGCTGCACACATCACTGAATCTGTATTTGTCGACGTgatgttcctcctcctgcataCTGTGATCAGATGCACATCTGAGGGATTCAGGATAATCATCACCGTCATCGGGGTTGGCATCACTGTCAAGTGAAACATCTTTACAAAATCCCCAGTATTCAGTGTCGACTTCAGGATCGAGGGGAAGAGGTGAGCTATCACCCCAATCACCCTTGTAAACGGGGTAATCATCCCATTTACGGGGGTATTCTAACTGATCACTCCTGTCAGAGAGGTCGGTGTTAGTTCTCTTTCCTGAGCATTTAGACATTTTGTTATCTTGATTTGATGGCTGATAacaattcaaatattttcaaatcTCGCTTAGTTGGTGCTGAAGTATCGAATGCTGTGAACATAGAAGCTGCAAACAGACTGACTTCTAAACTGTATCGCTTCCTACTTATAGGTTAAACATCAAAGACATCAAATAGTCTAATGTAACAGTTTTTTAAAGTGAACATtccataattataattaattccATAACATAACCATAACATTCCATTAAGTTGTCACATGACTTTAAAGAGGTCATGTGACCTCTTTAAAGTCATGTGACTTTCAAGATGTTTGTGTAAGTGCATTTGTAGATTAAAAAATGGCAatcatgttttgtttcattctaaTCAAATGAGAGTATTTGTTGCTTTCTCTTGTCTAATAAGTCACAGAAaattttggttttcatggtgtttatTTTGAACTGGACTGTTGGTGAGTCACAGCTCCTGTTTGCAGCAGCAGATAgggagcgggggggggggattccaggaagcaggttcaacaaactctgagcttaaaaacaaactctgaggTCATTATAGTCAGAAtaaaatgataatgataataataataaaagttccatcagatgaagctgaatcctaattttacatttgatttatcaaATCTAATTCTTCAGCTGcggcctgacggacaaactgcagaaacagaaagagaagataaaactgtggagaaacagctcagactgagtttactgactgacctgtgtgttagagactgagacagcagcagacccgggggagctgacctcaggtcagtttgttactgaataaaaactgtttttactgcagttcATGACAGTTCGGTTTATGACAGTTTAGTTTAtggccatttaattgtttaaataattatacagtaaaaatggaatctattgatggaatagcacccccactttattgatttttttttttttttaacggagAATTCAGGGGGGCTCGGACAGGGTTTGCTGATCTGTTATAgtcagtggtggccaaagtactgacattctgtacctaagtacaagtacttgtgttaaaaactactctggtaaaagttgaagtactggttcaccttctgtactcaagtaaaagtaaaaaagtacaggctctgaaatctactcaaagtaagaaagtaaaagtagctccttggaggacgtttctacctctttcttccatctttctccatctgagtgaagttatctcattctttgctctccctggaaacacagcagctgttcttttagctgcagacacactgacaaactgctcacactttttttgtcccaTACTCTCCCTCTACCATGtgtatggcaggccgttttaacataaaatccgtaattacatttcagatatctaaaactacattttgactatccagaatggtaatttaagatatccgcaattacattctgactagtaagaataataattcaagatatctcaaattacatcaccggattcgtcatttgacgggtcacacatccgtaattacaatttaagatatctaaaacgtaattatgactagtcgAAATTAccttttagatatctgaatttgACGATTGCATGagctgtactgagctgtccaaacaattgcctgtgtagaatttcaggtggctgcaatggTGCTGGCCGCtgtggacaaaattgtaataaaatataacaatatagaaagagctcttcagtatgggatatgcggaGAGCGCGAGAATCGTGTGCTTAAAGACTGCTtcagaaatctgcacagaatctctgattttatggccgTTTTAATAAACTGCCTCATAAACATTCTGCCAAAATGCtccgtaattcaagatatctcaaacgtcattctgactagtcagaatgttaatttaagatatcttaaatagaaaagccgtCCAATTCAAGATGtctgtaattcatttggagatatcttaaaaggcattttgactagtcaaaattacagttctagatatctctaatttagtttgccgagtcattatttgctttcaagatatctagaatttaatttgcactagtcaaaattatatatcacctatctaaaaatacatttaagatatcttgaaatatggtgtcattttagatatctttaattagaattatgactagtcagaataaaaaacaagatatcttgaattaactttatgactagtcataatttaattgtagatatctgaaatgtgagtttcagatagtcagaaattcattgaagatatcttgaattgaagccgccAAACAAATGAATGTTAAATCTGACATCAtttcgactagtcagaatgtaattagagatatctcaaataggtattttgactagtcaaaacataattagagatatctcaatttactaatacgtctagtcataaatcaatttcagatatctggaatgtaagtgtggtgaatcagattttatgttaaaacgacCTGCCATACTGTGTGGGGTGtctttgtacttcgttactgtccaccactggttACAgacaactttcaaaatgttgatttcagtcactttaaatccatttagttcagttttcaagtcttcaaatcatttcagcctcatcttcactcaaacattcacatcatcatcTGATCCGGACATgtttccatccacagtgtgttgtgtgtcagcagcttcatccagatcagtgtgatgtaacagtgatgctgcagtaactgcagtaaatgtttcagaggaactgactgacagtctgacagctgcagctgcctcattataaatccgtgacatcatcgccgtctccgtccttacaggctgttgacgagtgaacgactgtaaaagcttcatgttacaaaaataacaaactaacgtctaactgggatttcagtgatcgtagaaacataaacgtctgcagatgaattcgctcctctgacgtactgacagccactttatgaaggaggaaatgaatgggagtgtcagacaggtggttcaggtgcagcaggaggggcggagtcagagagacactcagaggttgttggataaaacctgccaggttagggtcacagagtctgttaccatggtaactgactcagagatGGAGTTAGCTCTTTCAggaactgaaaacctgagtttcCTGATTTTAGGGATAACAAACCGGAGATGGAGCctaacctgcttcctggaagagGGCCCTGAACGGATCGCTACAACCATAGTTTGTTAGCAgaggctgccattagcactggCGTGGGTGCACCCCCCCAAATTACCTAGGGGCTCTATCAAAatgttttatgctttaatccctgattaacgactaaaaatagagctgcagtagaaacataatttgaaatggtaaatggactagttcttatatagtgcttttctactcagtatgagcactcaaagcgcttatacaacctgtttgcattcacccatgcactcccattcatacaagcacttccatttttatgaagctaagtgcttttaattacctaacattcacacacattcatactccgacagaacggtcggagagcaacttggggttaagtatcttgcccaaggatacattggcatgtagcccggagtagccaggattcgaaccgttgaccttccgatcagtaggtgacctgctctacctactgagctacagccaccccaatgaaGGGTGCTTGAAGGATGCttttgaataaaaagcattacagcattaagctcatgcagcacCCAGATTttcaacaaaaaacagcagcagctgttttgtgCAGTCTGCCTGCACATGTGCAGTAAGCGCAAAAAAGGCGGAGCTACT
It contains:
- the LOC115782289 gene encoding girdin-like → MEKKNKDLQEKFDEVLTRNKQLLIHQEQQHAKGSKLESKLQDMEEKNGLQEKFDEVLARNKQLFIHQERQHAKCSELESQLQDMEEKNQTLHEMLDQASENKAVILKEKKDLKIKHTDMKSKLEYSEKRYRELQATVEHLKKQIKSLQGLLAKAQQGNTSVVKEKEAKYREILLKMEAKMQCKLHEVEDKNVQVLKEKEQLARSQGKLQDVLQDSKKRNRELEEKNKNLEHCKDQLEKMCAEMQGRMDAMMSKNAQLEELCKNAHHKITELHDEKQQQDLQCRLQQVQSRSQVLEDMHGHLLQCNKDMQEAQEILQMKYTQLEQRHAEKNGKIEDLELKCKELKEQNAEALSDLHTITLQYEELQERYLRKKNRFKRLFCFFG